The Vicia villosa cultivar HV-30 ecotype Madison, WI unplaced genomic scaffold, Vvil1.0 ctg.002913F_1_1, whole genome shotgun sequence genome includes a region encoding these proteins:
- the LOC131640045 gene encoding uncharacterized protein LOC131640045, which yields MCGRTRCSLRADDIPRACHRTTAPTRFLHIDRYVPSNNVSPGFNMPVVRRDEAAESEGHVVHCMKWGLIPSFTKKTDKPDHYKMFNARSESIDEKASFRRLLPKNRCLVAVEGFYEWKKDGSKKQPYYIHFKDGRPLVFAALYDSWQNFEGEIIYTFTIVTTSSSSAFQWLHDRMPVILGDKNSTDTWLSSASSFKSVMKPYEESDLAWYPVTPAMGKPSFNGPECIKEIQVKTEGNTPISKFFSRKVAEDEDTKPEHKTLRHEPVKTEQTKDLIEEAKTEEGESDIKFSGSPPSQNVTKLPIKREYEAISSDLKPSLANNDKSSANPAKKKEKAKAADDKQPTLFSYFGKR from the exons atgtgcgGAAGAACTCGTTGCAGTCTGAGAGCCGATGACATTCCCAGAGCCTGCCACCGTACCACCGCTCCTACCCGCTTTCTCCATATCGACCG GTATGTGCCGTCGAATAATGTGTCTCCGggattcaacatgccggttgttCGGAGAGATGAAGCAGCTGAGAGTGAAGGCCATGTTGTTCATTGTATGAAATGGGGTTTAATCCCAAGTTTCACTAAGAAAACAGACAAACCTGATCATTACAAAATG TTTAATGCTCGATCTGAATCCATTGATGAGAAAGCTTCATTCCGTCGCCTACTTCCTAAAAACAGATGCCTTGTTGCAGTAGAAGG TTTTTATGAGTGGAAAAAAGATGGTTCAAAGAAACAGCCTTATTATATTCACTTCAAAGATGGACGACCTCTTGTTTTTGCTGCTCTTTATGACTCATGGCAAAATTTTGAAG GTGAAATAATATACACATTTACTATTGTTACGACCTCTTCCTCTTCAGCTTTTCAGTGGCTTCATG ACAGGATGCCTGTTATTTTGGGAGACAAGAATTCAACTGATACCTGGCTAAGCAGCGCTTCCAGTTTTAAGAGTGTGATGAAGCCATATGAAGAATCTGATTTG GCGTGGTACCCTGTAACACCTGCCATGGGCAAGCCATCGTTTAATGGGCCTGAGTGTATAAAGGAG ATTCAGGTAAAGACAGAAGGAAACACTCCAATATCTAAGTTCTTTTCAAGAAAGGTAGCTGAAGATGAAGACACAAAGCCAGAGCATAAAACATTACGTCACGAACCTGTCAAAACCGAACAAACGAAAGACCTCATCGAAGAAGCTAAAACAGAGGAGGGTGAAAGTGACATAAAATTTAGTGGTTCCCCCCCTTCTCAAAATGTAACCAAGCTCCCAATCAAACGTGAATATGAAGCTATTTCATCAGATTTGAAACCGTCTTTAGCAAATAATGATAAGTCAAGTGCAAACCcggcaaagaaaaaggaaaaggcaAAGGCAGCTGATGATAAACAACCAACCTtattttcctactttggaaaaaGGTAA